One Roseimaritima multifibrata DNA window includes the following coding sequences:
- a CDS encoding RimK family protein, with product MSVVLVAESRDDWLGGFEGVQTIDPSEYLSHSDGDLRRGTKIYNLCRSYSYQSMGYYVSLLAEARGQRPIPDVMTMQDLRGVAAVRLIPQSLEDVIQKSLQSLTADDFTLSVYFGENLAKKYDRLARELYGLFQAPLLRFRFSRRSKWRLRRASAIALNDIPVSHRDFVASAATRHFARGNSRRAKRVTSRYDLAILHNPDEGQLAPSDPVALKRMLKAAARLGIAAELITREDAGRLLEFDALFIRETTAISHHTYQLARRAEAAGLVVIDDPLSILRCTNKVYLAELLNRAKILTPKTMVVHPRNMDQVAEQLKFPCVLKRPDSAFSKGVVKANDPAELSARLAEFFCDSELVIAQEYMRTDFDWRIGILDQRPLFACKYHMARGHWQIAKHAGDEQTKFGSVETLPVELAPRKAVAVALKAANLIGDGFYGVDVKEAEGKFFVIEVNDNPNLDAGVEDTVLRDDLYRRIMESFIRRIEQRKQPSLQRIP from the coding sequence ATGAGTGTCGTTCTCGTAGCCGAATCCAGAGACGACTGGTTAGGCGGTTTTGAGGGCGTTCAGACGATCGATCCAAGTGAGTACCTTTCACACTCCGATGGGGATCTTCGCCGTGGAACAAAAATTTACAACCTCTGCCGCTCCTATTCCTATCAGAGCATGGGGTATTACGTATCGTTGCTTGCCGAGGCTCGCGGCCAACGACCGATCCCCGACGTGATGACGATGCAGGACCTACGCGGAGTCGCCGCGGTGCGCCTGATCCCGCAGTCCCTTGAGGATGTGATCCAAAAATCATTACAGTCGCTGACCGCTGACGACTTCACGCTAAGCGTCTACTTCGGTGAAAACCTTGCCAAGAAGTACGACCGCCTAGCGAGAGAGTTGTACGGCCTATTTCAAGCACCACTACTCCGCTTTCGATTTTCGCGAAGGAGCAAATGGAGACTACGCCGGGCCTCCGCGATCGCGTTAAATGACATCCCGGTCAGCCATCGTGACTTTGTTGCATCCGCCGCCACACGGCACTTTGCCCGAGGCAATTCGCGCCGAGCCAAACGAGTCACCTCACGTTACGATTTGGCAATCCTTCATAATCCGGACGAAGGCCAATTGGCTCCGTCCGATCCCGTTGCACTCAAACGGATGCTTAAGGCGGCTGCACGTCTGGGGATCGCTGCAGAGTTGATCACACGAGAAGACGCGGGACGGTTGCTTGAATTTGACGCGTTGTTCATACGCGAAACCACGGCGATCAGCCACCACACGTATCAACTCGCCAGACGAGCTGAAGCGGCGGGGTTGGTTGTCATCGACGACCCGCTGTCGATCCTGCGTTGCACGAATAAGGTCTACCTCGCCGAACTGCTAAACCGGGCAAAAATACTAACACCGAAAACGATGGTCGTGCATCCTCGCAACATGGATCAAGTCGCCGAACAGCTGAAGTTCCCCTGTGTACTGAAACGCCCCGACAGTGCATTCAGCAAAGGGGTCGTCAAAGCAAACGATCCCGCCGAGTTAAGTGCTCGACTAGCTGAATTCTTTTGCGATTCGGAACTTGTCATCGCGCAGGAATACATGCGAACCGATTTCGACTGGCGAATCGGGATCCTAGACCAACGGCCTCTGTTCGCGTGCAAATACCACATGGCCCGTGGTCACTGGCAAATCGCGAAACATGCAGGAGACGAACAGACCAAGTTCGGTTCGGTCGAAACATTGCCTGTCGAATTGGCGCCACGAAAAGCGGTTGCAGTGGCTCTTAAAGCCGCAAATTTGATTGGAGACGGTTTTTATGGAGTCGACGTTAAAGAAGCCGAGGGTAAGTTTTTTGTCATTGAGGTAAACGACAATCCGAACCTCGATGCCGGCGTTGAAGATACGGTGCTGCGCGACGACCTTTACCGCCGCATCATGGAATCGTTTATTCGCCGGATCGAACAACGAAAACAGCCCAGCCTCCAGCGAATCCCCTAA
- a CDS encoding glutathione synthetase, which yields MKIGFVVNDVMTEQSGFTTTRLAMSAVNMGHESFLLGVGDFIYAPDGSIQAHVRSANGGKYDSLKEYLGKIQDPDEPSQRISLDDLDVLLLRNDPSDDATDRPWAQTTGILFGQLAASRGVIVLNDPFSLANALNKTYFQHFPEQVRPRTCISRDANDIKAFIAEQHDKVVIKPLQGSGGQSVFLIGEDEKANLNQMIEAVIRDGYCIAQEYLPAAINGDVRMFVLNGRPLQQDGKYAAFRRRNDTGDARSNMHSGGKGVEAEVTDKMLELVEMVRPKLVQDGMFLVGLDIVEDKLMEINVFSPGGLGSCKALTGVDFTETVIHDLERKAKYRRYYGANMLNRNLATL from the coding sequence ATGAAAATTGGATTTGTTGTCAATGACGTCATGACTGAACAATCGGGCTTCACCACTACGCGATTGGCGATGTCCGCCGTGAACATGGGGCACGAGAGCTTTTTGTTGGGGGTCGGCGACTTTATTTATGCACCTGATGGATCGATACAGGCACATGTTCGATCCGCTAACGGTGGCAAGTATGATTCGCTCAAAGAGTATCTTGGAAAGATTCAAGATCCGGACGAGCCGAGCCAACGGATCAGCCTAGATGATCTTGATGTATTGTTGCTTCGAAACGATCCCTCCGACGATGCGACCGATCGACCGTGGGCTCAAACCACAGGGATTCTTTTTGGGCAGCTTGCCGCGTCTCGTGGGGTGATCGTGCTGAATGATCCATTCAGCTTGGCAAACGCCCTAAACAAGACCTACTTTCAACATTTTCCAGAACAGGTGCGGCCTCGGACCTGCATTAGTCGCGATGCCAACGACATTAAGGCGTTCATCGCCGAGCAGCACGACAAGGTTGTCATTAAGCCGTTGCAGGGGTCGGGTGGGCAGAGCGTCTTCTTGATCGGCGAAGATGAGAAAGCTAATTTGAATCAGATGATCGAAGCGGTGATCCGTGATGGTTACTGCATTGCCCAGGAGTACCTGCCCGCTGCCATCAACGGAGATGTCAGGATGTTCGTGCTGAATGGTCGCCCGCTACAACAAGACGGGAAATACGCGGCTTTCCGCCGCCGAAACGACACGGGCGACGCTCGCAGCAACATGCACTCGGGCGGTAAAGGAGTCGAAGCAGAAGTCACGGACAAAATGTTGGAATTGGTTGAAATGGTTCGCCCGAAACTGGTGCAGGATGGAATGTTCCTGGTCGGTTTGGATATCGTGGAAGATAAGCTGATGGAGATCAACGTGTTCAGCCCTGGAGGCTTGGGAAGCTGCAAAGCGCTCACCGGCGTCGATTTTACAGAAACCGTCATTCACGACTTGGAACGCAAGGCAAAGTATCGACGGTATTACGGTGCCAATATGCTGAATCGAAATTTGGCGACTCTGTAG
- a CDS encoding glutamate-cysteine ligase family protein, with protein sequence MSVRSFGLFEVFGIELEYMLVDHQTLSVKPIADQVLAAMAGFSSGDVERGAITWSNELALHVIELKTTHPVKSLASLAGILQEAIDDIRPILDRFGARLLPSAVHPWMNASQETRLWPHDYHQVYQAYHRIFDCHAHGWSNVQSVHLNLPFHTAEEFAQLHAAIRLVLPLLPALAASSPVLEGRLTGQLDTRISLYENHCRQVPSLTGQVIPEAIFDEATYRSQILNRLKEDIAPHDPDGDLHVDFLNARGAIARFDRGSIEIRLMDVQEFPQADIAICAAVVAVVRALCKERWLPTAEQMLVNTTLLKTILDQTSKTAENTVIDDALFLRHFGIQSNSVTAGQLWREVMNSLRTDDPQLKALFPEIDALLSKGPLASRIVAGIGGNLTKPHLRRVYQELANCLTEGRPYSPAPASQNQ encoded by the coding sequence ATGTCGGTCCGCTCTTTTGGATTGTTTGAAGTTTTTGGCATTGAACTGGAATACATGCTGGTCGACCACCAGACACTTTCAGTAAAACCGATTGCCGACCAGGTCCTGGCTGCAATGGCAGGGTTCTCGTCAGGCGACGTCGAACGGGGCGCGATCACATGGTCCAACGAATTGGCGCTTCATGTGATCGAACTTAAAACCACGCACCCGGTCAAATCACTGGCAAGTTTGGCTGGCATCCTTCAAGAAGCAATCGACGACATTCGACCGATCTTGGACCGATTCGGCGCTCGCTTGCTGCCTTCGGCTGTTCATCCCTGGATGAATGCAAGCCAGGAAACTCGTCTGTGGCCTCATGACTACCACCAGGTCTACCAAGCCTATCACCGGATTTTTGACTGCCACGCCCATGGTTGGTCGAACGTCCAAAGCGTGCATTTGAATCTGCCCTTTCACACAGCGGAAGAGTTCGCTCAGTTGCATGCCGCCATCCGCCTGGTGTTACCGTTGCTGCCCGCGCTGGCGGCCAGTTCTCCCGTCCTGGAGGGAAGACTAACCGGACAACTAGATACTCGAATTTCGTTGTACGAAAATCACTGCCGGCAAGTCCCTTCATTGACGGGGCAGGTCATTCCCGAGGCAATATTTGACGAAGCGACCTACCGCAGCCAAATTTTGAATCGGCTTAAAGAGGACATCGCCCCGCACGACCCTGACGGCGATTTGCATGTCGATTTTTTGAATGCCCGTGGTGCGATCGCTCGTTTCGATCGCGGGTCCATCGAAATTCGTTTGATGGATGTTCAGGAATTCCCGCAAGCCGACATTGCGATCTGCGCAGCAGTCGTCGCCGTCGTTCGAGCATTATGTAAAGAGCGTTGGCTGCCTACGGCTGAACAAATGCTGGTCAACACGACACTCCTAAAAACAATCTTAGACCAGACGAGTAAAACGGCTGAAAACACTGTGATTGATGACGCCCTATTCCTCCGCCATTTCGGAATTCAGTCCAATTCGGTAACGGCAGGCCAATTATGGCGAGAGGTAATGAATTCGCTTCGCACCGACGATCCCCAGCTGAAGGCTCTCTTTCCGGAAATCGACGCATTGCTTTCCAAAGGCCCCCTAGCAAGCCGCATCGTGGCAGGGATTGGAGGTAACTTGACCAAGCCTCACCTACGGAGGGTCTACCAGGAGCTTGCAAATTGCCTGACCGAGGGGCGACCCTATTCACCTGCTCCAGCGAGTCAAAACCAATGA
- a CDS encoding N-formylglutamate amidohydrolase: MTTQSISVIVTCEHGGNRIPSPYGTLFRSAIAQQELQSHRGYDPGALAIAKILAKTFAANIFHSTVSRLLVDLNRCLDSPQLFSEFVPESVEQRSEILRQHYTPYRRQVTDEVAAKISEEGRVVHLSIHTFTGQFRGEERDFDIGVLYDPKRCSERRFAERTLESLRLRRFAAFANRPYLGTDDGLTTTLRQTFAADQYIGIEIEINNRIASLSEATQTDWAKRIGSACMDSLLDAASER, translated from the coding sequence ATGACGACGCAGTCGATCTCCGTGATCGTCACCTGTGAACATGGAGGCAATCGAATCCCATCTCCGTACGGCACGCTCTTTCGGTCGGCCATCGCACAACAGGAATTGCAAAGCCACCGCGGGTACGACCCTGGAGCTCTCGCGATTGCGAAGATTCTTGCCAAAACATTTGCTGCCAACATTTTTCACAGCACGGTTTCGAGGTTGCTGGTCGACCTAAATCGATGCCTCGATTCCCCACAGTTGTTCTCGGAATTCGTTCCGGAGAGTGTCGAACAACGAAGTGAAATCCTTCGCCAGCACTACACTCCGTATCGACGACAGGTTACCGATGAAGTTGCCGCAAAGATTAGCGAAGAGGGCAGGGTGGTCCACCTATCGATCCACACTTTCACCGGTCAGTTTCGCGGAGAAGAACGAGACTTCGACATCGGAGTTTTATACGATCCCAAAAGGTGTTCAGAACGCAGGTTCGCGGAGAGAACGCTTGAATCGTTAAGGCTCCGAAGGTTCGCCGCGTTTGCCAACCGCCCCTACCTTGGGACCGATGATGGGCTGACAACCACGCTTAGGCAAACGTTTGCCGCCGATCAGTACATCGGCATAGAAATCGAAATCAATAACCGAATCGCAAGTCTTAGCGAAGCGACTCAGACCGATTGGGCGAAGCGTATCGGATCCGCCTGCATGGACAGTTTGCTGGACGCTGCATCCGAAAGATAA